One region of Anthonomus grandis grandis chromosome 22, icAntGran1.3, whole genome shotgun sequence genomic DNA includes:
- the LOC126749087 gene encoding twinfilin — protein sequence MSHQTGIKANDALKKFFSKCKDGKIRLFKVAIEEEQLVLKDHHNEKHKWEKDYDKYVAALVEENQPCYILFRLDEKNSLGYEWLLISWCPDTSPIRQKMLYASTKATLKQEFGSSQIKDELHGTVLSDITLEGYKRHKKSVAAPAPLSMREEELQEIKKTEVNTDISISTKQQTLSGVEFPLTQTATQAIEDMIRGSYDYLQFRIDIPKETIHLVCAENISLQKLPSKIPSDAARYHLYKFKHTHEGDYNESMVFIYSMPGYNLTVKERMLYSSCKNPLTNSIANLGLDITKKIEIDSGSELTEQFLYEELHPTNSLHRPKFAKPKGPPGRGPKRMTKNQ from the exons ATGTCCCATCAAACTGGAATTAAGG CTAATGATGCATTAAAGAAGTTCTTTTCTAAATGCAAGGATGGCAAGATCAGACTGTTTAAGGTGGCTATAGAAGAAG agCAACTAGTCCTCAAAGACCAccacaatgaaaaacacaaatgGGAAAAAGACTATGACAAATACGTAGCAGCACTTGTAGAAGAAAATCAACCATGTTACATATTGTTCAGGTTGGATGAAAAGAATTCGCTTGGCTATGAATGGCTTCTTATAAGTTGGTGTCCTGACACATCTCCGATTCgtcaaaaaatgctttatgCTTCTACAAAAGCCACTTTAAAACAAGAGTTTGGATCATCTCAAATTAAAGATGAACTACATGGGACTGTCTTA TCGGATATAACCCTTGAGGGCTATAAAAGGCACAAAAAAAGTGTAGCAGCTCCTGCTCCTTTATCTATGAGGGAAGAAGAacttcaagaaataaaaaaaactgaagttAATACTGACATTAGTATTAGTACAAAACAACAAACCCTTAGTGGAGTGGAATTTCCATTAACGCAGACTGCCACTCAAGCTATTGAAGATATGATTCGAGGGTCTTATGATTATTTGCAGTTTAGAATAG ATATTCCTAAAGAAACAATTCATTTGGTCTGtgctgaaaatatttcattgcAAAAATTACCATCTAAAATTCCTTCTGATGCTGCAAGATATCATTTATATAAGTTCAAGCATACCCATGAAGGAGATTATAATGAAAGCATGG tgTTTATTTACTCAATGCCAGGATATAATTTAACTGTAAAAGAGAGAATGTTGTATTCCAGTTGTAAAAATCCACTTACCAACTCCATTGCAAATTTAGGATTAGACATTACCAAAAAG aTTGAAATTGATTCAGGATCTGAATTAACTGAGCAGTTTTTGTATGAGGAACTTCATCCAACAAACAGCTTGCATCGTCCAAAGTTTGCTAAGCCTAAAGGACCTCCTGGAAGAGGGCCTAAACGAATGACTAAGAATcaataa
- the LOC126749094 gene encoding uncharacterized protein LOC126749094, with the protein MEASAAPSPSPPPNEAEVVDEMDMQAVLMPQNAVTFQLNVRDVPYHVPVQLRVVFDHTDENANIDTDDVMDFYLIARNQIMIFNEEPGVDPPDLVPPPEIILGYPLTPESSPPPSPPPPNPPGMESPSSPHTPEPFSLNEI; encoded by the exons ATGGAGGCATCGGCTGCACCATCGCCTAGTCCCCCACCAAATGAAGCTGAAGTAGTGGATGAAATGGATATGCAAGCAGTATTAATGCCCCAAAATGCCGTTACTTTTCAGTTGA ATGTCCGTGATGTTCCATATCATGTCCCAGTACAACTAAGAGTAGTTTTTGACCATACAGACGAAAACGCAAATATCGACACAGACGAT GtaatggatttttatttaattgcacgAAACCAAATAATGATCTTTAATGAAGAACCTGGTGTAGATCCCCCAGACCTTGTGCCCCCACCTGAAATAATATTAGGTTATCCTCTAACACCAGAGTCCAGTCCTCCCCCGAGCCCTCCACCTCCAAACCCACCAGGTATGGAGTCTCCCTCCTCTCCTCATACACCAGAACCATTTTCgcttaatgaaatttaa
- the LOC126749084 gene encoding nicotinamide/nicotinic acid mononucleotide adenylyltransferase 3 isoform X1, which yields MRTPVILLACGCFNPPTNMHLRMFEIARDYLHRMGAYEVIGGIISPVHDGYGKKELVSSTHRVNMIRTALHGNDWVKLSDWEVKQECWTTTRQILQYHQNHVNAYLHSDNNIDINEDELKWMPDNIKKRCGDSKGVTVKLLCGADLLESFGTPGLWADEDMEAIVGQHGLVVITRCNGNPSEFIYNSDMLTKYMANILIVTEWIRNEVSSTKIRRALRRSESVKYLIADKVIDYIHKHGLYGADKTKYLTPIDITSSIFLTPSSDIEVTDSPSPTNCLYICNNNLFNKNSSKFDRMSVGTIESFRSHTQQPLKATMTRHPGQAVKIVTESSGDHRIIGKTNKVGISTPVDPPLGVKGAKSCTDFEELDPSKLEPSTSKKGFVKECKSCDENMVKFIFTKHGVEIISDVETIV from the exons ATGCGAACCCCAGTGATTCTTTTAGCATGTGGATGCTTCAATCCACCCACAAACATGCATTTAAGAATGTTTG AAATTGCCAGAGATTATTTACACAGAATGGGAGCTTATGAGGTCATAGGCGGAATTATATCTCCGGTTCATGATGGCTATGGCAAGAAAGAGTTGGTTTCGTCCACTCACCGGGTTAATATGATCAGAACAGCCCTACATGGCAATGACTGGGTTAAATTGTCTGACTGGGAAGTGAAACAAGAGTGTTGGACAACAACCAGACAGATTCTACAATATCatcaa aatcATGTGAATGCTTATCTACACTCTGATAACAACATAGACATCAACGAAGATGAACTGAAATGGATGCCAGACAACATAAAGAAAAGGTGTGGAGATTCCAAAGGTGTCACAGTCAAACTGCTTTGTGGAGCTGACTTGTTGGAATCATTTGGCACCCCTGGATTGTGGGCAGATGAAGAT ATGGAGGCTATTGTAGGACAACATGGACTGGTGGTCATAACTAGATGTAATGGAAACCCtagtgaatttatttataattctgaTATGCTCACTAAATATATG gcaaatattttaatagtaactgaatGGATTAGAAATGAAGTTAGTTCAACCAAAATAAGGAGGGCACTAAGAAGATCTGAATCTGTTAAGTATTTAATTGCTGATAAAGTGATCGATTATATTCACAAACATGGATTGTATGGGGCAGATAAGAC TAAGTACTTAACCCCAATTGACATAACCAGTTCAATTTTTCTTACTCCATCATCGGATATCGAGGTAACAGACTCCCCAAGCCCCACAAATTGTCTTTACATTTGCaacaacaatttatttaacaaaaactcaAGTAAATTTGACAGGATGTCTGTGGGCACCATAGAATCATTCCGCAGTCACACTCAACAGCCTTTAAAGGCAACCATGACAAGACACCCTGGACAGGCTGTTAAAATTGTCACTGAGAGTAGTGGGGATCATAGGATCATCGGTAAAACTAATAAGGTTGGTATAAGCACCCCTGTAGACCCTCCATTAGGGGTTAAGGGCGCTAAAAGTTGCACTGACTTTGAAGAGTTAGATCCGAGTAAGTTAGAACCGTCGACGAGTAAGAAGGGGTTCGTGAAAGAGTGTAAAAGTTGCGACGAGAATATGGTGAAGTTCATTTTCACAAAGCATGGGGTTGAGATTATTAGTGATGTAGAAActattgtttaa
- the LOC126749084 gene encoding nicotinamide/nicotinic acid mononucleotide adenylyltransferase 3 isoform X2, which produces MRTPVILLACGCFNPPTNMHLRMFEIARDYLHRMGAYEVIGGIISPVHDGYGKKELVSSTHRVNMIRTALHGNDWVKLSDWEVKQECWTTTRQILQYHQNHVNAYLHSDNNIDINEDELKWMPDNIKKRCGDSKGVTVKLLCGADLLESFGTPGLWADEDMEAIVGQHGLVVITRCNGNPSEFIYNSDMLTKYMANILIVTEWIRNEVSSTKIRRALRRSESVKYLIADKVIDYIHKHGLYGADKTKYLTPIDITSSIFLTPSSDIEVTDSPSPTNCLYICNNNLFNKNSSKFDRMSVGTIESFRSHTQQPLKATMTRHPGQAVKIVTESSGDHRIIGKTNKTSLERAACL; this is translated from the exons ATGCGAACCCCAGTGATTCTTTTAGCATGTGGATGCTTCAATCCACCCACAAACATGCATTTAAGAATGTTTG AAATTGCCAGAGATTATTTACACAGAATGGGAGCTTATGAGGTCATAGGCGGAATTATATCTCCGGTTCATGATGGCTATGGCAAGAAAGAGTTGGTTTCGTCCACTCACCGGGTTAATATGATCAGAACAGCCCTACATGGCAATGACTGGGTTAAATTGTCTGACTGGGAAGTGAAACAAGAGTGTTGGACAACAACCAGACAGATTCTACAATATCatcaa aatcATGTGAATGCTTATCTACACTCTGATAACAACATAGACATCAACGAAGATGAACTGAAATGGATGCCAGACAACATAAAGAAAAGGTGTGGAGATTCCAAAGGTGTCACAGTCAAACTGCTTTGTGGAGCTGACTTGTTGGAATCATTTGGCACCCCTGGATTGTGGGCAGATGAAGAT ATGGAGGCTATTGTAGGACAACATGGACTGGTGGTCATAACTAGATGTAATGGAAACCCtagtgaatttatttataattctgaTATGCTCACTAAATATATG gcaaatattttaatagtaactgaatGGATTAGAAATGAAGTTAGTTCAACCAAAATAAGGAGGGCACTAAGAAGATCTGAATCTGTTAAGTATTTAATTGCTGATAAAGTGATCGATTATATTCACAAACATGGATTGTATGGGGCAGATAAGAC TAAGTACTTAACCCCAATTGACATAACCAGTTCAATTTTTCTTACTCCATCATCGGATATCGAGGTAACAGACTCCCCAAGCCCCACAAATTGTCTTTACATTTGCaacaacaatttatttaacaaaaactcaAGTAAATTTGACAGGATGTCTGTGGGCACCATAGAATCATTCCGCAGTCACACTCAACAGCCTTTAAAGGCAACCATGACAAGACACCCTGGACAGGCTGTTAAAATTGTCACTGAGAGTAGTGGGGATCATAGGATCATCGGTAAAACTAATAAG ACATCTCTAGAACGAGCTGCATGTTTGTAG
- the LOC126749084 gene encoding nicotinamide/nicotinic acid mononucleotide adenylyltransferase 1 isoform X3 produces the protein MRTPVILLACGCFNPPTNMHLRMFEIARDYLHRMGAYEVIGGIISPVHDGYGKKELVSSTHRVNMIRTALHGNDWVKLSDWEVKQECWTTTRQILQYHQNHVNAYLHSDNNIDINEDELKWMPDNIKKRCGDSKGVTVKLLCGADLLESFGTPGLWADEDMEAIVGQHGLVVITRCNGNPSEFIYNSDMLTKYMANILIVTEWIRNEVSSTKIRRALRRSESVKYLIADKVIDYIHKHGLYGADKTHL, from the exons ATGCGAACCCCAGTGATTCTTTTAGCATGTGGATGCTTCAATCCACCCACAAACATGCATTTAAGAATGTTTG AAATTGCCAGAGATTATTTACACAGAATGGGAGCTTATGAGGTCATAGGCGGAATTATATCTCCGGTTCATGATGGCTATGGCAAGAAAGAGTTGGTTTCGTCCACTCACCGGGTTAATATGATCAGAACAGCCCTACATGGCAATGACTGGGTTAAATTGTCTGACTGGGAAGTGAAACAAGAGTGTTGGACAACAACCAGACAGATTCTACAATATCatcaa aatcATGTGAATGCTTATCTACACTCTGATAACAACATAGACATCAACGAAGATGAACTGAAATGGATGCCAGACAACATAAAGAAAAGGTGTGGAGATTCCAAAGGTGTCACAGTCAAACTGCTTTGTGGAGCTGACTTGTTGGAATCATTTGGCACCCCTGGATTGTGGGCAGATGAAGAT ATGGAGGCTATTGTAGGACAACATGGACTGGTGGTCATAACTAGATGTAATGGAAACCCtagtgaatttatttataattctgaTATGCTCACTAAATATATG gcaaatattttaatagtaactgaatGGATTAGAAATGAAGTTAGTTCAACCAAAATAAGGAGGGCACTAAGAAGATCTGAATCTGTTAAGTATTTAATTGCTGATAAAGTGATCGATTATATTCACAAACATGGATTGTATGGGGCAGATAAGAC ACATCTCTAG
- the LOC126749088 gene encoding beta-1,4-galactosyltransferase 7, translating to MMRVLRRKLSRFSFNSVLICLVGVLFFSTVILSYKLLVNEQCHHEKIEILKYQTTCPKTKPAPSEHKLAVLVPFRNRFEELLQFAPFIHKFLTDQGIVHHIFVLNQVDSFRFNRASLINVGYLYTKNEYDYIVMHDVDLLPLNKQLNYSYPDQPFHVAAPNLHPRYHYEKFIGAILLINREHFALVNGLSNRYWGWGLEDDEFYVRLKDAQLSINRPENVTTNTSNTFRHIHDKTRKRDIAKCYNQKEVTRRRDRETGLHDVKYKIISYNDLVVNGAPVTVLNIKLFCDRNSTPWCDCDAK from the exons ATGATGCGGGTGTTACGTCGGAAATTGTCCcgattttcatttaattccgTCCTTATTTGCCTGGTAGGGGTCTTGTTCTTTTCAACAGTGATTCTCAGCTATAAGCTCCTTGTAAATG AACAATGCCAtcatgaaaaaattgaaatattaaaataccagACAACATGTCCAAAAACAAAACCAGCACCCTCTGAGCACAAGTTAGCAGTATTAGTGCCCTTTAGGAACAGATTTGAAGAATTGCTTCAATTCGCCCCATTCATCCACAAATTCCTCACTGACCAAGGAATTGTGCATCACATTTTTGTACTGAATCAAGTCGATTCATTCAGATTCAATAGGGCTTCCCTTATTAATGTTGGATACCTATATACTAAGAATGAATATGACTATATTGTGATGCATGATGTCGATTTGTTACCTCTTAATAAGCAGCTGAATTATTCATATCCAGATCAACCCTTTCATGTGGCAGCACCTAACTTACATCCAAGATATCATTATGAGAAATTCATTGGGGCAATTTTGTTGATTAATAG ggAACATTTTGCTTTAGTTAATGGCCTGTCTAATAGGTATTGGGGATGGGGATTAGAAGATGATGAGTTTTATGTAAGACTGAAGGATGCTCAACTAAGTATAAATAGGCCTGAAAATGTTACTACTAATACTAGTAATACTTTTAG gCACATTCATGACAAGACAAGAAAACGAGACATTGCAAAATGTTACAACCAAAAGGAAGTGACTAGAAGAAGAGATCGCGAGACGGGGCTCCATGacgtcaaatataaaataatatcgtATAACGATCTGGTCGTTAATGGAGCCCCTGTTAccgttttaaatataaaattgttctgtGATCGAAACAGCACCCCATGGTGTGACTGTGACGCCAAATAA
- the LOC126749083 gene encoding interferon-related developmental regulator 1 has translation MPKGKKKGRSDRHRIDGSLQTSDDDSFPNDNMSVVSNFSESCSVDDGNNDPEDFAQDQLEDKLTEIIDGLSQKSSQGRTNCFKSFSKALVKKYMPSYIKDRTFTLSDCIERSLKKGAADEKCAAAELATVICVQLGTDPVGEDIFRNLRPILLATACDGSASSRVRGQCCLALGNIAFLSGGDIAENLILMQQLESVFSGSYLKGDGSVPNTTPEVGAMHAAALNAWALLFTLIVPGNIGSLMNAKNLPSLDQISDLLESAHLEVRMAAGEALALVYELGREEDEDFEEDFAVDLIETLKQLATDSHKYRAKKDRKQQRATFRDILLFIEEDTVPELRIKFNKESLVLDTWVKRKQYDALCNILGPSINNHLVENDLIKDIFQIEESEVENRIPAYAQNQMERFKKKVLNAANDKARTLSRAKNRDKRSDF, from the exons ATGCCTAAAGGAAAGAAAAAAGGACGTTCTG ATCGTCACAGAATTGATGGTTCATTACAAACATCCGACGACGATTCGTTTCCCAACGACAACATGAGTGTCGtaagtaatttttcagaaaGTTGCAGTGTCGACGACGGAAACAACGACCCAGAGGATTTTGCTCAGGACCAACTGGAGGATAAACTAACGGAAATAATCGATGGACTCAGTCAAAAATCCTCGCAGGGTCGCACCAATTGTTTCAAATCATTTTCAAAAGCTTTAGTAAAGAAATACATGCCCAGTTATATTAAGGACAGGACTTTCACGTTGAGTGATTGTATAGAGAGAAGTCTGAAAAAGGGTGCCGCAGACGAGAAATGCGCTGCTGCCGAACTGGCCACTGTCATTTGTGTTCAGTTGGGTACTGACCCAGTGGGAGAGGATATATTTAGGAATTTGAGACCTATTTTACTTGCTACTGCTTGTGATGGGTCTGCTTCTTCAAGGGTTAGAGGACAA TGTTGCTTGGCCTTAGGAAACATAGCGTTTTTATCAGGAGGTGACATAGCTGAAAATCTAATTCTCATGCAGCAGCTTGAATCAGTGTTTTCCGGTAGTTACCTAAAAGGAGATGGATCAGTTCCAAACACAACTCCAGAAGTGGGTGCGATGCACGCCGCTGCTCTAAACGCTTGGGCTTTACTTTTTACGCTTATAGTACCTGGTAATATTGGTAGTTTGATGAATGCCAAAAATCTTCC aagtttgGATCAAATATCAGATCTGTTAGAATCGGCTCACTTAGAAGTAAGAATGGCCGCGGGAGAGGCTTTGGCGTTAGTTTACGAACTAGGTCGTGAGGAAGATGAAGATTTCGAAGAGGACTTTGCAGTGGATTTAATCGAAACTCTTAAACAGTTGGCTACTGATTCTCATAAGTATCGCGCTAAGAAAGATCGAAAACAACAGAGGGCCACGTTTAGGGACATTTTGCTGTTTATTgaa gAAGACACTGTCCCAGAACTTCGTATAAAATTCAACAAAGAATCACTTGTCTTGGACACCTGGGTAAAAAGGAAGCAATATGATGCCTTATGCAACATTTTGGGGCCTAGCATTAACAATCACTTGGTTGAAAACGAccttattaaagatattttccaAATCGAGGAGTCAGAAGTGGAGAATAGAATACCCGCTTATGCACAAAACCAGATGGAACGATTTAAAAAG AAAGTCCTTAATGCGGCGAACGATAAAGCTCGGACCCTCTCCAGGGCGAAAAACCGAGATAAACGGTCAGACTTCTAA
- the LOC126749081 gene encoding sorting nexin-7-like encodes MGTQNPSAVLDVISEHKEITALLSKDSTKDLDHSSICSGSTFDNDNSLVHSPSIESFSSIQDIENLAELNMDEDSDLTVKIDNPEKHLDTMETYITFRVTTRSARIEFSDHEYVVRRRYKDFLWLRHRLIECHPFCIVPPLPAKHSLIGQLDRYSKDFIITRMKSLNVFVSRICHHPILSCNENFKVFLTASPSNFATYRKKKASVTSSNGSITTLSSTHSTLKSRHIEFDKMKSYLSTLAEKLNSIEKISSRINKERSDLIAEISNFHPIFTKWASFEPQLCTTLENIAHALERSSNAQSALVLCYSNSMSIPIREFLQYIEVVQEALKKRELSQYNYEMCLDELNRRHTEKDRLLAISQDSNHHPPTGGFTLWRQPTCDDKLEKLGAHIPQLLKKVETAQDNLEMASESLRSDLEGWQLEKKQCIKKILLDFVNKQINYYQANVNAWEHVTNEMISSRKVNPSTK; translated from the exons ATGGGTACTCAAAACCCTTCTGCCGTGTTAGATGTGATTTCAGAGCATAAGGAAATAACCGCATTACTGTCAAAGGATAGTACAAAGGACCTTGACCATTCCAGTATATGCAGTGGATCCACCTTTGATAATGACAATTCATTA GTACATTCGCCGAGCATAGAAAGCTTCTCGAGCATACAAGACATTGAAAATTTGGCTGAATTAAATATGGACGAGGACTCAGATTTGACTGTTAAAATTGATAACCCGGAGAAGCATTTGGATACCATGGAAACCTATATCACATTTAGGGTTACCACTAGGTCAGCTAGAATTGAATTTTCTGATCATGAGTATGTTGTGAGGAGGAGATATAAGGACTTTTTATGGTTAAGACATAGGCTTATTGAATGCCATCCATTTTGTATAGTGCCG ccCTTGCCAGCTAAACACTCCTTAATAGGACAGCTAGATAGATATTCCAAAGATTTTATAATAACAAGAATGAAGTCTCTGAATGTATTTGTAAGCAGAATATGTCACCACCCAATCTTGAGTTGCAATGAGAATTTTAAAGTGTTCTTAACTGCATCACCTTCA aattttgcaACATACCGAAAGAAGAAAGCTTCAGTCACAAGTAGTAATGGCAGCATAACAACCTTAAGCTCTACACATTCAACCCTCAAAAGTCGCCATATAGAATTTGACAAGATGAAAAGTTACCTCTCAACCTTGGCAGAAAAATTAAACTCTATAGAAAAAATTTCAAGCCGTATTAACAAAGAACGCAGTGATCTCATAGCAGAAATATCCAATTTTCATCCAATATTTACAAAATGGGCCAGTTTTGAGCCTCAGTTATGCACAACTCTTGAAAATATTGCTCATGCTTTGGAGAGGAGTTCAAATGCTCAAAGTGCATTAGTACTTTGCTATAGTAACAGCATGAGCATACCTATTAGGGAATTTCTACAGTATATTGAGGTGGTCcaagaagcattaaaaaagaGAGAGTTGTCTCAGTACAATTATGAAATGTGTTTAGATGAGCTTAATAGAAGACACACTGAAAAAGACAGG CTTCTAGCTATTTCACAAGACTCCAACCATCATCCACCCACAGGAGGTTTCACATTATGGAGACAACCAACTTGTGATGATAAATTGGAAAAACTTGGAGCACACATTCCTCAATTACTTAAAAAGGTTGAAACAGCCCAAGATAACCTTGAAATGGCCAGTGAGAGCTTAAGAAGTGATTTGGAGGGGTGGCAGCTTGAAAAGAAACAGTGCATTAAGAAGATACTTTTAGATTTTGTtaataagcaaataaattattatcaagcTAATGTGAACGCGTGGGAACATGTCACTAATGAAATGATTAGTAGTAGAAAAGTTAATCCAAGCACCAAATGA
- the LOC126749079 gene encoding ras association domain-containing protein 4, with product MWKCHKCQKPVYFAERKHSLGYNWHPECLRCEECGKRLNPGQHAEHKGVPYCHVPCYGALFGPQLFGHGSRVESHTSFGKKESPKLGNKPVLPRSALESKIKVYNQFYEGKSGEIRSREVNGRFVLEGSLRIHWGVYGVIHLKENDDQRTLVTVRKRNSCQAGSPDYDTDEDIQNISRDTSSNDISSYSSQSTNTLELSKSDTGIESGSDSIDGLSDSDPNSPKHVIIKSVTLPSKLDVKNVEWDELDDLLQVERKVDENEKLYQTMPIPLPSQISTEICSSETDQNMTITEDSSTLKAPLIDSSLSEDQVPLLTNSLSKDDIWTSNSSSLNRSMSGPDCLERLRTHSPEFDRLSLANSEISTSDVTSSTDQNEEVVLRKKIGSTAIRRRPGKRLSRSKVRRRCSINGHFYDRETSFFTPPHGSQMSVWVTSMVNTPEVIKLLLEKYKVESDSSNFALFVVRDNGEQRRLKDDEYPLLTRVLLGPHEDVAKLFLMDSHSTPEVSSEVAQFLNLSLVECRAILNQYYSQEEKEVARLKEKYLKMKQAITQLMERSSS from the exons CTGAAAGAAAACACTCACTTGGATACAACTGGCATCCAGAATGCCTTCGTTGTGAAGAGTGCGGTAAAAGACTGAATCCTGGACAACATGCTGAACACAAAGGAGTACCTTATTGTCATGTGCCTTGCTATGGAGCCCTCTTTGGTCCACAGCTATTCGGACACGGGTCCAGAGTTGAATCTCATACCAGTTTTGGTAAAAAAGAATCTCCCAAGTTGGGAAACAAACCAGTACTGCCTAGATCTGCTTTAGAATCTAAAATCAAA GTGTACAATCAATTTTATGAAGGAAAGAGTGGAGAAATTAGATCTAGGGAGGTGAATGGTCGTTTTGTCCTAGAAGGTTCACTGAGAATCCATTGGGGGGTTTATGGGgtaatacatttaaaagaaaatgatgaTCAAAGAACGCTCGTGACAGTACGGAAAAGAAACTCGTGTCAAGCAGGTTCTCCTGACTATGATACAgatgaagacattcaaaatatttcTAGAGACACTAGTTCAAATGACATTTCATCTTATTCTAGTCAATCAACCAATACATTAGAATTAAGTAAATCTGATACAG ggATAGAAAGTGGATCAGATTCCATTGACGGCCTCTCAGATAGTGATCCTAACTCGCCTAAACATGTGATTATTAAAAGTGTAACACTGCCTTCAAAACTAGATGTTAAAAATGTGGAATGGGATGAATTGGATGATTTATTACAAGTTGAACGGAAAGTTGACGAAAATGAGAAGTTGTATCAAACCATGCCCATTCCACTCCCATCACAAATAAGTACTGAAATTTG TTCATCAGAGACAGATCAAAATATGACAATAACTGAAGACTCTTCTACCCTTAAAGCACCTTTGATTGATAGTAGTTTAAGTGAGGATCAAGTACCACTGTTAACAAATTCACTTAGTAAAGATGATATATGGACTTCAAATAGCAGTTCATTAAACAG GTCAATGTCAGGACCAGACTGCTTAGAACGTTTACGTACTCACTCACCTGAATTCGACCGATTAAGCTTAGCTAATAGCGAAATTAGTACTAGTGACGTAACAAGTTCAACTGATCAAAATGAAGAAgtggttttaagaaaaaaaatcggcTCCACTGCTATTCGGCGAAGACCAGGAAAACGCTTATCTAGAAGCAAA GTGAGACGAAGATGTTCGATCAACGGGCATTTTTACGATAGGGAAACTAGTTTCTTTACACCTCCTCACGGTAGTCAAATGAGTGTTTGGGTCACATCCATGGTCAACACTCCTGAGGTGATAAAACTactattggaaaaatataaagtgGAGAGTGACTCTAGTAATTTTGCATTGTTTGTTGTAAGAGATAATGGAG aacaaAGACGACTAAAGGATGACGAATATCCATTACTGACGAGGGTGCTCTTGGGTCCGCACGAAGACGTCGCCAAATTGTTCCTCATGGACAGTCATTCAACTCCTGAAGTTAGCAGTGAGGTCGcgcaatttttgaatttatctttGGTGGAGTGTAGGGCGATTTTAAACCAATATTATTCACAAGAGGAAAAGGAAGTTGCTAGGTTAAAGGAGAA ATATCTTAAAATGAAGCAAGCAATCACGCAACTGATGGAACGCTCATCTAGCTAA